Genomic DNA from Oligoflexia bacterium:
ACTGGATAAGTAAAGGACCAAGTGGCAGAAAAAAAAGAATACCTTGGGAACTACATCCTCTCTGAAAAGATTGGTACAGGGGGTATGGCAGAAGTTTTTCTTGCTCACCATAAAAAACACCCTAACAAACGATTTGCATTAAAGCGCATGCTCACCAAGTTTTCACAGAATAAAAGCTTGGTTAACATGTTTATCCAGGAAGCCAGCTTAGCCTCTATTTTAAATCATCCCAACATTATTCCCATCTATGACTTTGGTGTTATAGACAATCAATATTTTTTAGCCATGGAATATCTTGAGGGAAAGGATTTAAAATCTGTTTTACGGGCATGTATTATCCAAAAAAAATCTCTCCCAGTAGCACTCTGTGTTCATATAGCCTGTCAAGCACTGCATGCGCTTCATTATGCTCATAATAAATGTGATCATTATCAACGTCCTTTACAAATTGTACATAGAGACATCTCACCACAAAATATTATGATTTCTTTTGATGGCAATGTAAAAATTTTAGACTTTGGTATTGCTAAAGCCATTGCTAAACCTGGTGATGAAGAAAAAGGAATGCTTAAAGGCAAGTTTTCTTATATGTCTCCTGAACAAGCCTCTGGAAAAGCGATTGACCCTAGATCAGATGTTTTTGCAGTAGGTATTGTATTATGGGAGTTGTTAACTCTGCACTCTTGCTATACAGCCAATGACCCTATGGAGCTCATTAAAAAAGTAAGATTAGCAAAAATTGCTCCTCCCCACATCATTAATCAAAAGGTCCCTCTTGAGCTGTCAGATATCATTATGAAAGCCTTAGAAAGAAATTTACAAACACGTTACCAAGGGGCTCTAGAGTTTGGTATAGATCTAGAAAACTTCTTACTTGATCGTTATGGAAGTGTAAATCACGCGGATATGATTTCGTTTTTAAGCACTGTTTTTTATGAGCCAAAATTAACTGAAACCCTTAACGAAGCTTTACAAAATAATACAGATTATGTTTCATTCAATCAATTCAATGACAATAAAAATGGTCAG
This window encodes:
- a CDS encoding serine/threonine-protein kinase codes for the protein MAEKKEYLGNYILSEKIGTGGMAEVFLAHHKKHPNKRFALKRMLTKFSQNKSLVNMFIQEASLASILNHPNIIPIYDFGVIDNQYFLAMEYLEGKDLKSVLRACIIQKKSLPVALCVHIACQALHALHYAHNKCDHYQRPLQIVHRDISPQNIMISFDGNVKILDFGIAKAIAKPGDEEKGMLKGKFSYMSPEQASGKAIDPRSDVFAVGIVLWELLTLHSCYTANDPMELIKKVRLAKIAPPHIINQKVPLELSDIIMKALERNLQTRYQGALEFGIDLENFLLDRYGSVNHADMISFLSTVFYEPKLTETLNEALQNNTDYVSFNQFNDNKNGQFDHSKYAQSSKLKKVTPWKVAPSLLEKYLKPLVVLALYILTGLFIYQKKPALKAAFTSPPAYIQSTSKAISAFLTEKNIKSSSILSLSSSLPSNTNNAPTVFFNKPIADTINTLRAQTILALSQQLEAVAQKPENYFKKSDVYEFTSSGYTVGMLFSKETQSLNIISLKKNDP